From one Rhizobium sp. CIAT894 genomic stretch:
- a CDS encoding EAL domain-containing protein — MKAEALFWQQCSQAVTADGSVDAQRLMELVIATYRVHESDYDEIERSAETLLQENHALRGNISALSQAFDGQQRLFEIILNNLPLGLSVFDADQRLTLSNIRFAQLFGLTQDDVTVGATIADLIAKMRGAEGAGAKPDRRIGRHSPAIAASGSIRRREWLMDDGRTIQSMVTILADGSSIAMHADITEDRKAAERITYLAHHDPLTGLPNRIHFREQVDAALIERKPDGQIALVHLNLDRFKSINNTMGVSVGDKILQQVAERIRASAGSKNVLARLGSDEFAILQTARQQPWNVTALAEQIRDELSEPFFHGEKQVELSVSMGIAIAPGDGEETDILLKHAGVALSHAKADGRKRERFFDSEMEAQMQLRHALEADLRAAVATDEFELHYQPLYDLSQRRICGFEALIRWNHPVRGRVAPMDFIPLAEEVGLIVDIGRWVLRQACSDAAQWPEDIKVAVNVSAIQFSGSDLTKDVGEALAAASLSPSRLELEITESVLMENLDEVLPILHALKERGIRISMDDFGTGYSSLSYLSSFPFDKIKIDKSFVSDIAGNKEAHALMHAIILLGDALGMRVTVEGVETAAQLTLLECEECDEIQGYHISPPRPARDVPHLLSLSPRTAA, encoded by the coding sequence ATGAAAGCTGAAGCGCTCTTCTGGCAGCAGTGCAGCCAGGCCGTCACGGCCGATGGATCGGTCGATGCGCAGCGTCTGATGGAGCTTGTGATCGCGACCTATCGCGTCCATGAAAGTGACTATGACGAAATCGAAAGAAGCGCGGAAACGCTGCTTCAGGAAAACCATGCGCTAAGAGGCAATATATCCGCCCTCAGCCAGGCGTTCGACGGACAACAGAGACTCTTCGAAATCATTCTCAACAATTTACCGCTCGGTCTCAGCGTCTTCGATGCCGACCAGCGGCTGACGCTTTCCAACATTCGCTTCGCTCAACTCTTCGGCCTGACGCAGGACGATGTCACCGTCGGCGCGACCATCGCCGATCTCATCGCCAAAATGCGCGGTGCGGAGGGCGCCGGCGCCAAGCCCGACCGGCGGATCGGCCGACATTCCCCCGCGATCGCAGCAAGCGGCAGTATCCGTCGACGCGAGTGGCTGATGGACGACGGCCGCACCATCCAGAGCATGGTGACCATCCTTGCTGACGGCAGCAGCATCGCCATGCATGCCGATATTACCGAGGATCGAAAGGCGGCCGAGCGTATCACCTATCTCGCCCACCACGACCCGTTGACCGGCCTTCCGAACCGCATCCATTTCCGCGAGCAGGTCGATGCGGCGCTCATCGAGCGCAAGCCGGACGGACAGATCGCCCTCGTTCACCTCAATCTCGACCGGTTCAAATCGATCAACAATACGATGGGCGTGTCGGTCGGCGACAAGATCCTGCAGCAGGTCGCCGAGCGTATCCGAGCCTCGGCCGGTTCAAAGAACGTCCTGGCGCGCCTCGGCTCGGATGAATTCGCTATCCTGCAGACAGCCAGACAGCAGCCGTGGAACGTGACTGCCCTTGCCGAGCAGATCCGCGACGAGCTTTCCGAGCCATTTTTCCACGGCGAGAAACAAGTGGAGCTCAGCGTCTCCATGGGGATCGCAATTGCCCCTGGTGATGGCGAGGAAACCGATATCCTGCTGAAACATGCCGGCGTGGCGTTGTCGCATGCGAAGGCCGACGGACGCAAACGCGAGCGTTTCTTCGACAGTGAGATGGAAGCGCAGATGCAACTGCGCCATGCGCTCGAGGCAGATCTCAGAGCCGCCGTTGCGACCGACGAATTCGAGCTGCATTACCAGCCGCTCTACGACCTCTCGCAACGGCGCATCTGCGGCTTCGAGGCTCTCATCCGCTGGAACCATCCGGTCCGCGGCCGTGTTGCGCCGATGGATTTCATTCCGCTCGCTGAAGAAGTCGGCCTCATCGTCGATATCGGCCGGTGGGTTCTACGCCAAGCCTGCAGCGATGCGGCGCAATGGCCGGAAGACATCAAGGTCGCAGTCAACGTTTCTGCAATCCAATTCAGCGGCAGCGACCTGACCAAGGACGTCGGCGAAGCGCTTGCCGCCGCCTCGTTATCGCCGTCGCGGCTCGAACTCGAAATCACCGAGAGCGTGCTGATGGAGAATCTCGACGAGGTGCTGCCGATCCTGCATGCGCTGAAGGAGCGCGGCATCCGCATTTCGATGGACGATTTCGGCACCGGCTATTCCTCGCTGAGCTATCTCTCCAGCTTTCCCTTCGACAAGATCAAGATCGACAAGTCCTTCGTCAGCGACATCGCCGGCAACAAGGAAGCGCATGCGCTCATGCACGCAATCATCCTGCTCGGCGATGCACTCGGCATGCGCGTCACCGTCGAGGGCGTCGAGACGGCCGCGCAGCTGACGCTGCTCGAATGCGAGGAATGCGACGAGATCCAGGGCTACCATATCAGTCCACCGAGACCGGCGCGCGACGTGCCCCACCTTCTCTCCCTGTCACCGAGAACGGCTGCGTGA
- a CDS encoding superoxide dismutase family protein: MKAMCTIAALSLLAVALPAGAQDKQTAIANFVGKDGKEDGRAQLTAAANGGVLIEVEISGLPANKWVAFHVHETGRCDAATHHESAGGHFNPGKAEHGILAAKGPHAGDLPNQYVGQDGMLRAQVFDSMVTLDGKTDGIRGRALMVHANSDDYRSQPSGDAGERLSCGVIQ; this comes from the coding sequence ATGAAAGCCATGTGCACCATCGCCGCCCTGAGCCTGCTTGCCGTTGCATTGCCGGCGGGCGCTCAGGACAAGCAGACGGCGATCGCCAATTTCGTCGGCAAGGACGGCAAGGAAGACGGCCGCGCGCAACTGACGGCTGCCGCCAACGGCGGTGTCCTGATCGAAGTCGAGATATCGGGACTGCCGGCGAACAAATGGGTGGCCTTCCATGTTCATGAGACCGGCCGTTGCGACGCGGCAACCCACCACGAATCGGCCGGCGGCCACTTCAACCCCGGCAAGGCCGAGCACGGCATTCTTGCCGCCAAGGGTCCGCACGCCGGTGATCTGCCCAATCAATATGTCGGACAGGACGGGATGCTCCGGGCGCAGGTCTTCGACAGCATGGTCACGCTCGACGGCAAGACCGACGGCATTCGCGGCCGCGCATTGATGGTGCACGCCAATTCGGATGATTATCGCAGCCAGCCTTCCGGTGATGCCGGGGAAAGGCTGTCTTGCGGCGTCATCCAATAA
- a CDS encoding mechanosensitive ion channel domain-containing protein has product MEQQAADVLLATQTALSQASALAVQYSFSVLGAVILLVLGWTLAGFASRWAYEGLSRVHGIDETLARFFTNVLRYVLLILVFITVLGQFGVQTASIIAALGAAGLAIGLALQGTLQNIAAGIMLLILRPFRVGEYIETSSVAGTVREIGLFATELRTTDGLYRLAPNSTLWNTPITNFSREATRQNELKIKVADEDDLDQAMERLMGLAKADSRVLTSPAPSVFIDSLGDNAIAVTLRYWAKTGDWWVVSRDMVKRVKLAFDEKANDKPAVVANVSDTAPAKTSNGRATAKKPAPTRQ; this is encoded by the coding sequence ATGGAACAACAGGCAGCCGATGTCCTTCTCGCCACGCAAACGGCGCTCAGCCAGGCGAGCGCGCTGGCGGTGCAATATTCCTTCTCCGTCCTCGGGGCGGTGATCCTGCTCGTTCTCGGCTGGACGCTTGCCGGTTTTGCCAGCCGCTGGGCCTATGAAGGCCTGTCGCGTGTCCATGGCATAGACGAGACGCTGGCGCGATTCTTCACCAATGTGTTGCGCTACGTGCTGCTCATCCTGGTGTTCATCACCGTGCTCGGCCAATTCGGCGTTCAGACCGCTTCGATCATCGCAGCGCTCGGCGCAGCCGGCCTCGCAATCGGACTGGCCCTGCAAGGGACGCTGCAGAATATCGCCGCCGGCATCATGCTCTTGATCCTCAGGCCGTTCCGCGTCGGCGAATATATCGAGACCAGCAGCGTCGCCGGCACGGTGCGTGAAATCGGATTGTTTGCAACCGAACTCAGGACCACCGACGGGCTTTATCGGCTGGCGCCGAATTCGACGCTCTGGAATACGCCGATCACCAATTTCAGCCGCGAGGCCACCCGGCAGAACGAATTGAAGATCAAGGTCGCCGATGAGGATGACCTCGATCAGGCGATGGAAAGATTGATGGGCCTTGCCAAAGCCGATTCGCGGGTGCTGACGTCACCGGCACCAAGCGTCTTCATCGACAGCCTCGGTGACAACGCGATCGCCGTGACGCTACGCTACTGGGCAAAGACCGGTGACTGGTGGGTCGTCAGCCGTGACATGGTCAAGCGGGTAAAACTCGCCTTCGACGAGAAGGCAAACGACAAACCGGCTGTGGTAGCGAATGTATCGGACACCGCGCCGGCAAAAACATCCAACGGCCGGGCGACGGCCAAAAAGCCGGCGCCGACGCGGCAATAA
- a CDS encoding tyrosine phosphatase family protein, producing the protein MSFIIVSPLSRIAEMAVRHKARDMISLIAKEQAFHRPGVIAADRHLTLAMNDIAFKGTGGLVAPDETHVRGLIDFAASWRQETPLLIHCWMGVSRSPAAALIAALSLAPEQSEEGLARRLRTASPFATPNARLIEIGDTLLNRGGRLVSAVRAIGRGADADGNAPFVLTIRDSACG; encoded by the coding sequence GTGAGCTTCATCATCGTCTCGCCGCTGTCGCGCATCGCGGAGATGGCCGTGCGCCATAAGGCGCGCGACATGATCAGCCTGATCGCCAAGGAACAGGCTTTTCACCGACCGGGCGTGATCGCGGCCGATCGTCATCTGACACTTGCGATGAACGACATCGCCTTCAAGGGGACCGGCGGTCTCGTGGCGCCCGACGAGACGCATGTCCGCGGGCTTATCGACTTTGCCGCATCGTGGCGGCAGGAGACGCCGCTGCTCATCCATTGCTGGATGGGGGTGTCGCGATCGCCGGCGGCAGCCCTGATCGCAGCCCTTTCGCTTGCACCGGAGCAGAGCGAGGAAGGCCTTGCCCGCCGGCTGCGAACCGCCTCGCCTTTCGCCACTCCGAATGCCCGGCTGATCGAGATCGGCGACACCCTGCTGAATCGCGGCGGCCGGCTGGTTTCGGCGGTTCGGGCAATCGGACGCGGCGCGGATGCCGACGGCAACGCGCCCTTCGTGTTGACGATCCGCGACAGCGCCTGCGGTTGA
- a CDS encoding HD family hydrolase → MTAAKAPRAWQRMLSGRRLDLLDPSPLDVELADIAHGLARVARWNGQTSGDHAFSVAQHSLVVEDIFRRFNDARPQECLMALLHDAPEYVIGDMISPFKSVVGGGYKTVETRLEAAVHLRFGLPPHPSRDLKERIKKADTIAAYFEATVLAGFTPAEAQKFFGQPRGISREMLMMEPLPAVEAQRLFCERFAAIEAEREMVS, encoded by the coding sequence GTGACAGCGGCGAAAGCTCCGCGTGCCTGGCAACGCATGCTGTCCGGGCGTAGGCTCGACCTGCTCGACCCCTCGCCGCTCGACGTCGAACTCGCCGACATCGCCCATGGGCTGGCGCGCGTCGCCCGCTGGAACGGCCAGACGTCAGGCGATCATGCTTTTTCGGTGGCGCAGCACAGTCTCGTCGTCGAAGATATTTTCCGCCGCTTCAACGATGCCCGGCCGCAGGAGTGTCTGATGGCCCTGCTGCATGATGCCCCCGAATATGTGATCGGCGATATGATCTCGCCGTTCAAATCGGTGGTCGGCGGCGGCTACAAGACGGTGGAAACGCGGCTGGAGGCCGCCGTGCACCTGCGCTTCGGCCTGCCGCCGCATCCCTCGCGCGACCTCAAGGAGCGAATCAAGAAGGCCGATACGATCGCCGCTTATTTCGAGGCGACGGTTCTGGCCGGCTTTACGCCCGCCGAGGCGCAGAAATTCTTCGGCCAGCCGCGCGGCATCAGCAGGGAAATGCTGATGATGGAACCGCTGCCGGCGGTCGAAGCGCAGCGGCTGTTCTGCGAGCGCTTCGCGGCAATCGAAGCCGAGCGGGAGATGGTGTCGTGA
- a CDS encoding folate-binding protein YgfZ: MPAVFLKNRSLLVVSGAEAQSFLQNLITTDIAALVPDEARPGALLTPQGKILFDFMIWQDGDGYTIETDTDQRDGLLKRLTMYKLRAAVTLAPRAEQGVTVSWGEDADEIGNDQGAWGSQGARGSQGARDSRFAKAGVMLTRRAGKHGDDAQALYDALRIRLGIVTSGSDFALQDAFPHDVLMDFNGGLSFRKGCYVGQEVVSRMQHRGTARRRVVTVSAITALPATGTEITAAGKPVGTLGSVEGDHGLAIVRIDRAGAAMAEGTPLLAGETPVSLVLPEWSGLAFPASADEASA, encoded by the coding sequence ATGCCAGCCGTATTCCTGAAAAACCGCTCCTTGCTCGTTGTCAGCGGCGCGGAAGCCCAATCCTTCCTGCAGAACCTGATCACCACCGATATCGCCGCGCTTGTGCCCGACGAAGCCCGCCCTGGGGCGCTGCTGACGCCACAGGGCAAGATCCTGTTTGATTTCATGATCTGGCAGGACGGCGACGGCTACACGATCGAAACGGACACCGACCAGCGCGATGGCCTGCTGAAGCGGCTGACGATGTACAAGCTGCGCGCCGCCGTGACGCTGGCGCCGCGCGCCGAGCAAGGTGTCACCGTTTCCTGGGGCGAGGATGCTGACGAGATCGGGAATGACCAGGGCGCCTGGGGCAGCCAAGGCGCCCGGGGCAGCCAGGGCGCCCGGGACAGTCGTTTCGCCAAGGCTGGCGTCATGCTCACGCGCCGGGCGGGAAAACACGGTGATGACGCGCAAGCGCTCTACGACGCGCTGCGGATCCGCCTCGGCATCGTCACCTCGGGATCGGACTTCGCCCTGCAGGACGCCTTCCCGCATGACGTGCTGATGGATTTCAACGGCGGCCTCTCCTTCCGGAAAGGCTGCTATGTCGGTCAGGAGGTCGTCTCGCGCATGCAGCACCGCGGTACTGCGCGCCGGCGCGTCGTGACCGTTTCCGCCATCACAGCCCTGCCGGCAACCGGAACGGAGATTACCGCCGCCGGAAAGCCTGTGGGCACACTCGGTTCGGTCGAAGGCGACCATGGACTTGCGATCGTGCGTATCGACCGCGCCGGCGCCGCGATGGCGGAAGGCACGCCGCTGCTCGCCGGCGAAACACCCGTTTCCCTCGTCCTGCCGGAATGGTCCGGCCTTGCCTTTCCCGCCAGTGCCGACGAGGCCAGCGCGTGA
- a CDS encoding TIGR02301 family protein gives MLSVSTVGMIPVRRVFLPLPILALLALAGPALAQGGKNTPPSQEEITPPPAVIVPYDDKLARLAEVLGSVHYLRTLCKAAGGDEWRNGMQQLLDSETGGEQQRRERLTAAFNRGYRAFASVYTDCTAAAIVAEERYRNEGATLATEITSRFGN, from the coding sequence ATGCTCAGCGTATCAACTGTCGGCATGATTCCCGTTCGACGCGTTTTCCTGCCCCTGCCTATCCTGGCCCTGCTCGCGCTCGCCGGCCCCGCCTTGGCGCAGGGGGGCAAGAATACGCCGCCTTCGCAGGAGGAGATTACACCGCCGCCGGCCGTGATCGTGCCCTATGACGACAAGCTGGCGCGGCTCGCCGAGGTGTTGGGTTCGGTGCATTATCTCAGAACGCTGTGCAAGGCGGCAGGCGGCGACGAATGGCGAAACGGCATGCAGCAGTTGCTCGATTCGGAGACCGGGGGCGAGCAGCAGCGCAGGGAAAGGCTTACGGCGGCCTTCAACCGAGGCTACCGCGCCTTTGCCTCCGTCTATACGGATTGCACCGCGGCTGCCATCGTGGCAGAAGAGCGCTACCGTAACGAAGGTGCAACACTCGCCACAGAAATTACCTCGCGTTTTGGAAATTGA
- a CDS encoding NUDIX domain-containing protein — protein sequence MISTAKAASSAILERDGRFLLVLRRNPPSADMYAFPGGRGEPGETPEQTALREFREETGISARNPRLFSTYDLKTHAADGSVSSHFFLSVFRVEADSDAVAEAADDAAALGWYTVDEIRLLPVPQSVLECAERLEQDDSARSASNPFLD from the coding sequence ATGATCTCCACCGCTAAAGCCGCCTCCTCCGCCATTCTGGAACGCGATGGACGTTTCCTTCTGGTGTTACGGCGTAATCCGCCTTCCGCCGACATGTATGCTTTTCCCGGCGGGCGCGGCGAACCGGGCGAAACGCCGGAGCAAACGGCACTGCGGGAATTCCGTGAGGAAACCGGCATTTCGGCGCGCAATCCGCGGCTGTTTTCGACCTATGACCTGAAGACGCACGCGGCCGATGGCAGCGTCAGCAGCCATTTCTTCCTTTCGGTCTTTCGGGTCGAGGCTGACAGCGACGCGGTGGCGGAAGCCGCCGACGATGCGGCGGCGCTGGGCTGGTACACGGTGGACGAAATCCGGCTTCTGCCCGTGCCGCAGAGCGTACTCGAATGCGCAGAGCGGTTAGAACAGGACGATTCGGCCCGATCGGCCTCAAATCCTTTCCTGGATTAA
- a CDS encoding YnfA family protein: MTYIIYAFAAVFEIAGCFTFWAWLKLEKPLWWLAPGMVSLALFAWLLTLVPSEAAGRTFAAYGGIYIAASLAWLWLIEARVPDRYDIGGALICLAGTSLILFGPRG; this comes from the coding sequence GTGACCTACATCATCTATGCCTTTGCCGCCGTCTTCGAGATCGCCGGCTGCTTTACCTTCTGGGCATGGCTGAAGCTCGAAAAGCCCCTCTGGTGGCTGGCGCCGGGCATGGTCTCGCTGGCGCTCTTCGCCTGGCTTCTGACGCTGGTGCCGAGCGAAGCCGCCGGCCGCACCTTCGCAGCCTACGGCGGCATCTACATCGCGGCTTCGCTGGCTTGGCTCTGGCTGATCGAAGCCCGTGTGCCCGATCGCTATGATATCGGCGGAGCGCTGATCTGCCTTGCCGGCACGAGCCTCATTCTCTTTGGGCCGAGAGGCTAA
- a CDS encoding SOS response-associated peptidase, translating into MCGRFALTISSADLRDFFSGLDLDDFPARYNIAPTQPILVVMSGEGREQGSNLPDRRAVLVRWGLTPGWVKNPQDFPLLINARSETAIGKASFRAAMRHRRVLIPASGFYEWHRPSKESGERPQAYWIRPRRGGVVAFAGLMEAWSSADGSEVDTGAILTTSANAGISAIHDRMPVVIKPEDFSRWLDCKTQEPREVVDLMRPVQDDFFEAIPVSDRVNKVANMGPDLQEPVVVEKPLKAPEKQRPDDGQLSFF; encoded by the coding sequence ATGTGTGGACGTTTCGCCCTGACAATCTCCAGCGCCGACCTGCGCGATTTCTTCTCCGGTCTTGATCTCGACGATTTTCCGGCGCGCTACAATATCGCGCCGACGCAGCCGATCCTCGTCGTCATGTCGGGCGAGGGCAGGGAGCAGGGCAGCAATTTGCCCGACCGGCGTGCCGTGCTCGTGCGCTGGGGCCTGACGCCCGGCTGGGTCAAAAATCCCCAGGACTTCCCGCTGCTGATCAATGCCCGCTCCGAAACCGCGATCGGCAAGGCCTCCTTCCGCGCGGCCATGCGCCACCGCCGTGTGCTCATTCCAGCCTCCGGCTTCTACGAATGGCATCGCCCGTCCAAGGAAAGCGGCGAGCGGCCGCAGGCCTATTGGATCCGGCCGCGCCGGGGCGGAGTCGTCGCCTTTGCCGGGCTGATGGAGGCATGGTCCTCGGCCGATGGCTCCGAAGTCGATACCGGCGCGATTCTGACGACGTCGGCCAATGCAGGCATATCGGCAATCCACGATCGTATGCCTGTCGTCATCAAGCCTGAGGATTTTTCGCGCTGGCTCGATTGCAAGACGCAGGAGCCGCGCGAGGTGGTCGACCTGATGCGGCCCGTCCAGGACGATTTCTTCGAGGCCATCCCGGTCTCCGACAGGGTCAACAAGGTCGCGAATATGGGGCCGGACTTGCAGGAACCTGTCGTCGTCGAAAAGCCGCTGAAGGCGCCCGAGAAGCAAAGGCCTGACGACGGCCAGCTCAGTTTCTTCTGA
- the pssA gene encoding CDP-diacylglycerol--serine O-phosphatidyltransferase, translating into METPFPPFEPNGPDDSARGPRLREIPLRLVFPNLITILAICAGLTGIRLAFENRYELAVSMVLLAAFLDGIDGRVARLMKATSKFGAQMDSLADIVNFGVAPALVVYVFALDQARSLGWIAALIYAIAAGLRLARFNVMAERDNKASWQSEYFVGVPAPAGAMLVLLPVYLGFLGLVTDRTFAYLSSIYTVAIAFLLISRLPVWSGKSEGNRLRRDLVLPMMLGVVLYVALLMSYTWEVMVFTVAAYLVSLPFGARRWRRKYGTLTIEEPGVGDDDIGRHI; encoded by the coding sequence ATGGAAACGCCTTTTCCGCCCTTCGAGCCCAATGGGCCGGATGATTCCGCCCGCGGCCCGAGGCTGCGCGAAATCCCGCTGCGTCTCGTCTTTCCGAACCTCATCACCATTCTGGCGATCTGCGCCGGGCTGACCGGCATCCGGCTGGCTTTCGAGAACCGTTACGAACTCGCCGTCTCGATGGTGCTGCTCGCCGCCTTCCTCGACGGCATCGACGGGCGCGTGGCCCGGCTGATGAAGGCGACCTCGAAGTTCGGGGCGCAGATGGATTCGCTTGCCGACATCGTCAATTTCGGCGTCGCACCCGCCCTCGTCGTCTATGTCTTCGCGCTCGACCAGGCCCGCTCGCTCGGCTGGATCGCCGCCCTGATCTATGCGATCGCCGCCGGGCTTCGTCTTGCCCGCTTCAACGTCATGGCCGAACGCGACAACAAGGCGAGCTGGCAATCGGAATATTTCGTCGGCGTGCCGGCGCCGGCCGGCGCCATGCTGGTGCTGCTGCCGGTCTATCTCGGCTTCCTCGGGCTGGTGACGGATCGCACGTTTGCCTACCTCTCGTCGATCTACACCGTCGCCATCGCCTTCCTGCTGATCAGCCGGCTGCCGGTCTGGTCCGGCAAATCGGAAGGCAACCGCCTGCGGCGCGATCTCGTGCTGCCGATGATGCTCGGCGTCGTGCTCTATGTGGCTCTGCTGATGAGCTACACATGGGAGGTGATGGTTTTCACCGTTGCCGCCTACCTCGTTTCGCTTCCCTTCGGCGCGCGGAGATGGCGGCGCAAATACGGGACGCTGACGATCGAGGAACCCGGCGTCGGCGACGACGACATCGGCCGGCACATCTGA
- a CDS encoding phosphatidylserine decarboxylase: MEPPARGDTGGGTSEAGARKRRSRRDHAACSGQLNHEKAERENGAGRLLLFRTPASEPVPGPQHCPGDCFSLTSKKRQRKETGSMSLFNTVRNTIVPVHKEGYPFVAAFFVASLVLGWIFKPLFWIGMIFTLWCAYFFRDPERVTPQDDDLVISPADGKVSAIQMVTPPAELNLGSEPMLRISVFMNVFNCHVNRAPMRGRVVSINYRSGSFVNAELDKASEDNERNGLVIETRHGQIGVVQIAGLVARRILCWANPNEPVDAGERFGLIRFGSRLDVFLPAGAAPRVSLGQTAVAGETVIAEFASAKGPVISRRS; encoded by the coding sequence GTGGAACCGCCAGCGCGAGGCGACACAGGCGGAGGAACATCTGAAGCAGGTGCGCGAAAGCGACGATCTCGGCGTGATCACGCGGCTTGCTCCGGCCAGTTGAACCACGAGAAAGCGGAACGGGAGAACGGCGCCGGCAGGCTTTTGTTGTTCAGAACCCCGGCGTCGGAACCAGTGCCGGGGCCACAGCATTGCCCCGGAGACTGTTTTTCGCTAACCAGCAAAAAACGACAACGCAAGGAGACCGGCAGCATGAGCCTGTTCAACACGGTTCGCAACACGATCGTCCCCGTGCATAAGGAGGGTTATCCCTTCGTTGCCGCCTTCTTCGTCGCGTCGCTGGTCCTGGGCTGGATCTTCAAGCCACTCTTCTGGATCGGCATGATTTTCACGCTGTGGTGCGCCTATTTCTTCCGTGATCCCGAACGCGTAACCCCGCAGGACGACGATCTGGTGATCTCTCCCGCCGACGGCAAGGTCTCGGCGATCCAGATGGTGACCCCGCCGGCCGAGCTGAACCTCGGCTCCGAGCCGATGCTGCGCATCTCGGTCTTCATGAATGTTTTCAACTGCCATGTGAACCGGGCGCCGATGCGCGGGCGCGTCGTCAGCATCAACTACCGCTCCGGCAGCTTCGTCAATGCCGAGCTCGACAAGGCGAGCGAGGACAATGAACGCAACGGGCTGGTGATCGAAACCCGCCACGGCCAGATCGGCGTCGTGCAGATCGCCGGCCTCGTGGCGCGGCGCATCCTCTGCTGGGCAAACCCCAACGAGCCGGTCGATGCCGGCGAGCGCTTCGGACTGATCCGTTTCGGCTCGCGGCTCGACGTGTTCCTGCCGGCCGGTGCGGCACCGCGTGTCTCGCTCGGCCAGACGGCGGTTGCCGGGGAAACGGTTATCGCCGAATTCGCCTCCGCCAAAGGCCCTGTCATCAGCCGCCGCAGCTAG